A DNA window from Candidatus Bathyarchaeota archaeon contains the following coding sequences:
- a CDS encoding antitoxin: MSVTISIRIPEKLKKMLEELDIDWYKETQTYLEKLVRNGLRRKVLNKSDEVRKSIGRVTTPAARLTREDRENEH; this comes from the coding sequence ATGAGTGTTACAATAAGTATCAGAATACCTGAGAAGCTAAAGAAGATGCTTGAAGAGTTAGACATCGATTGGTATAAGGAGACACAGACCTATCTTGAGAAATTGGTCAGAAATGGGCTGCGCAGAAAAGTACTCAATAAATCCGACGAGGTTAGGAAGTCCATAGGTAGGGTGACAACACCAGCAGCGAGGTTGACACGTGAGGATAGGGAGAATGAGCACTGA
- a CDS encoding type II toxin-antitoxin system VapC family toxin encodes MSTEAVIDASAIVALYVPEETSNWIRMKVEEYTQFHILDLTMYEVDNAIWRKGVLLKELNHSEMELVFANIQAFIDSLCISHPYSEIRSETIRIATKHGLTIYDSAYISLAQAIKSKFITTDATLIQKLRNTELEEMLETPYHGDTSGVK; translated from the coding sequence ATGAGCACTGAAGCAGTCATCGACGCATCGGCAATAGTTGCATTGTATGTGCCTGAAGAAACAAGTAACTGGATCAGGATGAAAGTTGAAGAATACACTCAATTCCACATCCTCGACCTAACCATGTATGAGGTTGACAACGCAATATGGAGGAAAGGCGTACTACTCAAAGAACTCAACCATTCAGAGATGGAGCTAGTATTCGCAAATATTCAAGCATTCATAGACTCCCTGTGCATCAGCCACCCCTACAGTGAGATACGTAGCGAAACGATAAGAATCGCAACCAAACATGGACTTACCATCTACGACTCGGCGTACATATCATTAGCGCAAGCGATTAAGAGCAAGTTCATAACAACCGATGCAACGCTCATCCAAAAGCTGAGGAATACTGAGCTGGAAGAAATGTTGGAAACCCCCTACCACGGTGACACCTCAGGCGTGAAATAA